A section of the Phycisphaerales bacterium genome encodes:
- a CDS encoding mechanosensitive ion channel, whose amino-acid sequence MTDFLGRLEDVPWEEWLKIVVAVAIGLMIHLVLFWILRRVARRTDTAMDQSFVRRLSRPSRVLFPLLATQFVLPSVVVLSESVLLRHIMSLLLILNVAWLVIALVRASAELINSHYDVTVPDNYTARRMHTQINVISRVLVVLIAIIGIGLALMTFPRVRELGTSLLASAGIAGIIVGFAARPVLENIIAGVQLALTQPINIDDVVIVDGEWGRIEEITTTYVVVRIWDDRRLICPFTKFISESFQNWTRRTADILGTVFIYADYSVPFAAVRDELKRIVEQHPKWDKRVCVLQVTDATESAVEMRALVSASSASRAWDLRVDVRERLIEYLQREHPQALPQTRVQMMDLRTGKSGPE is encoded by the coding sequence ATGACGGACTTTCTTGGCCGCCTCGAGGACGTGCCGTGGGAGGAGTGGCTCAAGATCGTCGTCGCCGTGGCGATCGGTCTGATGATCCATCTCGTGCTGTTCTGGATCCTGCGGCGCGTGGCCAGGCGCACCGACACCGCGATGGATCAGTCATTCGTGCGGCGGCTGAGCCGGCCTTCGCGCGTACTGTTTCCGCTGCTCGCGACTCAGTTCGTGCTGCCCAGCGTCGTGGTGCTGTCCGAGAGCGTGCTTCTGCGCCACATCATGAGTCTTCTGCTCATTCTCAACGTAGCGTGGCTCGTGATCGCACTCGTGCGCGCCTCGGCGGAACTCATCAACAGCCACTACGATGTCACGGTCCCGGACAACTACACCGCCCGGCGGATGCACACGCAGATCAACGTCATCTCGCGCGTGCTGGTCGTGCTGATTGCCATCATCGGGATCGGCCTCGCTCTGATGACCTTCCCTCGCGTGCGCGAACTGGGCACCAGCCTGCTGGCGTCGGCGGGCATTGCGGGGATCATCGTCGGCTTCGCCGCCCGGCCCGTGCTGGAGAACATCATCGCGGGCGTGCAACTCGCCCTCACTCAGCCCATCAACATCGATGACGTAGTCATCGTGGACGGGGAGTGGGGGCGCATCGAGGAGATCACCACCACCTATGTGGTCGTGCGCATCTGGGACGATCGCCGGCTCATTTGCCCGTTTACGAAATTCATTTCGGAGTCGTTCCAGAACTGGACCCGTCGCACTGCCGACATTCTCGGCACCGTGTTCATCTACGCCGACTACAGCGTGCCTTTCGCCGCCGTGCGCGACGAACTGAAGCGGATCGTGGAGCAGCACCCCAAGTGGGACAAGCGGGTCTGCGTGCTGCAGGTGACCGATGCCACTGAATCCGCCGTCGAGATGAGAGCGCTCGTCAGCGCGTCGAGCGCCTCGCGCGCATGGGATCTCCGCGTGGATGTGCGCGAGAGGCTGATCGAATATCTCCAGCGCGAGCACCCGCAGGCACTGCCTCAGACGAGGGTTCAGATGATGGATCTTCGCACGGGCAAGTCGGGACCGGAGTGA